The Carassius gibelio isolate Cgi1373 ecotype wild population from Czech Republic chromosome A24, carGib1.2-hapl.c, whole genome shotgun sequence genome window below encodes:
- the LOC127946032 gene encoding uncharacterized protein LOC127946032, producing the protein MNDDVALNEIYSKIRPRKRNVKADSGIHSAPRSSLSSDDSMASQGIGSPMNDSLIISRETNDDMVLNEIYSKIRPWKKIVKADSGIHSAPRSSLSSDDSMASQGIGSPMDESLIISQEMNDDVVLNEIYSKIRPKKRTVKADSGIHSAPRSSLNSDDSVASQGIGSPMNDSLVISREMNDDVVLNEIYSQIRPKKRSLNADRTLGEETDH; encoded by the exons ATGAATGACGACGTGGCCCTAAACGAGATATACAGTAAAATCCGTCCACGGAAGAGGAATGTGAAGGCAGATTCAGGGATCCACAGTGCACCCCGAAGCTCACTGAGCAGCGATGACTCAATGGCGTCCCAAGGCATCG GCTCACCAATGAATGACAGTTTGATCATATCACGGGAAACGAATGATGACATGGTCCTAAACGAGATATACAGTAAAATCCGTCCATGGAAGAAGATTGTGAAGGCAGATTCAGGGATCCACAGTGCACCTCGAAGCTCACTGAGCAGCGATGATTCAATGGCGTCCCAAGGCATCG GCTCACCAATGGATGAGAGTCTGATCATATCACAGGAAATGAATGACGACGTGGTCCTAAACGAGATATACAGTAAAATCCGTCCAAAGAAGAGGACTGTGAAGGCAGATTCAGGGATCCACAGTGCACCCCGAAGCTCACTGAACAGCGACGACTCAGTGGCATCCCAAGGCATCG GCTCACCAATGAATGACAGTCTGGTCATATCAAGGGAAATGAATGACGATGTGGTCCTAAACGAGATATACAGTCAAATCCGTCCAAAGAAGAGGAGTCTAAACGCAGACAGGACTCTAGGTGAAGAAACAGATCACTAA
- the LOC127946095 gene encoding adhesion G-protein coupled receptor G2-like, translating to MEATTKSPDAVANDLLKQTQNMTSLNSSQVNQLVSQLDNIISTSNISLELGQTVLSIINNLLDSSKDTLAPFSNRLIQAVDNLGLKLVIRNQTENIIFDSLALTVTKVNGSNFETTSFAIADPLNPQVTKEQVREVESSSSLAKITLPASLTENLSPEEKKIASRVQFTFFQKSTFFQDENPSRQILNSHILGCSVANLSIKNLRENVEFTLKNKKPVGNHVPSCVFWDYGKNGGLGGWNPDGCHLNKSTENETICSCNHLTSFAVLLKKNECKSDGKILSFITYIGCGLSAIFLSVTLLTYLTFEKIRRDIPSKILIHLCFGLLMLNLVFLLDSWLALYQNAQDLCISTAFFLHYFLLVSFTWMGLEALHMYLAIVKVFNNFMSRYMLKFSLVGWGVPLVVVIIVIGVNKDNYGFINFSDGTDFCWIKNTIAFYVAVVAYFCIIFVLNLVMFGVVMVHLRRIKRQNPHNNQYRSGLHDLRSIVGLTFLLGLTWAFAFFAWGPVCLAFTYMFTILNSLQGFFIFIFHCALKENVRKQWRMYLCCGSLRLAENSEWSRTATQNSKNASIGKADSGFHSAPRSSVSSDYSMLYQGIGSPMYDNLVISREMNDDVVLNEIYSKIHPWKRTVKADSGIHSAPRSSLSSDDSMPSQGIGLFWQEMCKCILFKSRMFLTL from the exons aGGCAACAACTAAAAGCCCAGATGCAGTGGCTAACGATCTTCTGAAACAAACACAGAATATGACATCTTTAAACTCATCTCAGGTCAATCAGCTGGTCAGCCAGCTAGATAATATTATCTCCACTTCCAACATTAGTCTGGAACTAGGTCAAACAGTGCTGTCCATCATCAACAACTTATTAGACAGCTCTAAAGATACTCTGGCTCCCTTCTCTAACAG ATTAATCCAAGCTGTGGATAACTTGGGTCTGAAACTTGTTATTCGCAACCAGactgaaaacattatatttgattCACTCGCTTTGACTGTGACCAAAGTTAATGGGAGCAACTTTGAGACAACATCATTCGCAATTGCAGATCCGCTAAACCCACAG GTCACAAAAGAACAAGTCAGGGAAGTGGAAAGTTCCTCCTCTCTGGCCAAAATAACACTACCTGCGTCCCTGACAGAGAACCTCTCTCCAGAAGAAAAGAAGATAGCTTCTAGAGTCCAGTTCACTTTCTTTCAGAAAAGCACATTTTTCCAG GATGAAAACCCTAGTCGACAGATACTGAACAGCCACATTCTGGGCTGTAGTGTGGCTAACCTGTCAATCAAAAACCTGAGAGAGAATGTTGAGTTTACTCTGAAGAATAAGAAGCCTGTG GGGAACCATGTACCTTCCTGTGTTTTCTGGGACTATGGTAAAAACG GAGGTTTAGGAGGCTGGAATCCCGACGGCTGCCATCTGAACAAAAGCACAGAGAATGAAACCATCTGCAGCTGCAATCACCTGACTAGCTTTGCTGTACTACTG aaaaaaaatgaatgtaagtCAGATGGCAAAATCCTTTCCTTCATCACTTACATTGGATGTGGGTTGTCGGCCATCTTTCTCTCGGTTACTCTGCTCACCTACCTCACATTTGA aaaaatcCGCCGTGACATCCCTTCAAAGATCTTGATCCATTTGTGTTTTGGCCTTTTGATGCTGAACCTGGTGTTCTTGTTGGACTCATGGCTGGCATTGTACCAAAACGCTCAAGACCTGTGCATTTCCACAGCCTTCTTTCTGCACTACTTCCTGTTGGTCTCCTTCACCTGGATGGGGCTGGAGGCTCTGCATATGTACCTGGCCATCGTCAAAGTCTTCAACAACTTCATGTCCAGATACATGCTGAAATTTTCCCTAGTAGGCTGGG GAGTCCCTTTGGTTGTCGTCATTATTGTGATTGGGGTAAACAAAGATAACTATGGCTTCATAAACTTTTCTGATGGAACTGATTT ttgttggataaaaaatacaatagcgTTCTACGTGGCTGTTGTGGCATACTTCTGCATCATATTTGTGTTGAACCTGGTCATGTTTGGGGTGGTGATGGTCCATCTGAGACGAATCAAGCGCCAAAACCCTCACAATAATCAGTATCGCAGCGGCTTGCATGACCTACGTAGCATCGTGGGACTCACTTTCCTGCTCGGGCTTACATGGGCCTTCGCCTTCTTCGCCTGGGGACCTGTCTGTTTGGCCTTCACGTACATGTTTACCATTTTAAATTCCCTACAGG gattttttatttttattttccactgCGCTCTGAAGGAAAATGTCCGTAAACAGTGGAGAATGTACCTCTGCTGTGGCAGTTTACGATTGGCTGAAAATTCAG agtGGAGTCGGACAGCCACACAGAACTCTAAAAACGCTTCAATTGGGAAGGCAGATTCAGGGTTCCACAGTGCACCCCGAAGCTCAGTGAGCAGCGATTACTCAATGCTGTACCAAGGCATCG GCTCACCAATGTATGACAATCTGGTAATATCAAGGGAAATGAATGACGATGTGGTCCTAAATGAGATATACAGTAAAATCCATCCATGGAAGAGGACTGTGAAGGCAGATTCAGGGATCCACAGTGCACCTCGAAGCTCACTGAGCAGCGACGACTCAATGCCGTCCCAAGGCATCGGTCTGTTCTGGCAAGAAATgtgcaaatgcattttatttaagtcaAGAAtgtttttaactctttaa